In one window of Gemmatimonadota bacterium DNA:
- a CDS encoding M48 family metallopeptidase: MRVDDIEVEVHRKRIRHLYLRVGPPDGRLRVSAPLRIGDDSIRQAVANRMPWVRRQQERQRQRERESARVFASGEHHFVEGIACVLHVTTHEGPPHIGLMGDSTLEMRVRPGTGRDERADLLAAWYRERLKTSIPRLITAWEPFMGVSVKEWRIRKMRTRWGSCSVRNGRIWLSLELAKKPMRCLEYVVVHEMAHLIEPSHNRRFWGILDRYMPDWRMRRDELNRFPIMEGKD, encoded by the coding sequence TTGCGCGTGGACGATATCGAGGTGGAAGTCCACCGGAAGCGAATCCGGCACCTGTACCTCAGGGTAGGTCCGCCCGACGGACGCCTGAGGGTATCCGCGCCGCTTCGCATCGGAGACGATTCGATCCGCCAGGCCGTGGCGAATCGGATGCCCTGGGTCCGGCGGCAACAGGAAAGACAGCGCCAAAGGGAGCGGGAATCCGCCCGGGTCTTCGCGTCGGGAGAGCACCATTTCGTGGAGGGGATTGCCTGTGTATTGCACGTCACCACCCATGAAGGGCCGCCGCACATCGGGCTCATGGGCGATTCGACGCTGGAAATGCGCGTTCGTCCGGGTACCGGCCGGGACGAGCGGGCGGACCTGCTCGCCGCCTGGTATCGCGAAAGGTTGAAGACGAGCATCCCGCGCCTGATCACGGCGTGGGAACCCTTCATGGGCGTGTCGGTGAAGGAATGGCGGATCCGGAAGATGAGAACCCGCTGGGGAAGTTGCAGTGTCCGAAACGGCCGGATCTGGCTGAGCCTGGAGCTGGCCAAGAAGCCGATGCGATGCCTGGAGTACGTGGTCGTCCACGAAATGGCCCACCTGATCGAGCCCTCCCACAATCGTCGCTTCTGGGGCATCCTCGACCGGTACATGCCCGACTGGCGTATGCGCAGGGACGAGCTGAACCGGTTCCCGATTATGGAAGGAAAGGACTGA
- a CDS encoding sulfatase-like hydrolase/transferase, translated as MSRDKPNILFFFTDDQRFDTINALGNPLVHTPAMDRLVARGVSLTHAHIPGGTSAAICMPSRAMLHTGRTLFHLDGAGADIPPEHTLMGEYLRSHGYRTWGTGKWHNGVPSYARSFSDGAEIFFGGMDDHWNVPVFDYDPEGKYDGKLLQCPDAFHSNKVNVRKGDHVHAGRHSSEIFADCAAEWLKEYDSEDPFFMYVSFMAPHDPRTMPREFLEMYDPEDIPLPRNFMGGHPFDNGDLKVRDEVLETFPRDPASVRRHIAEYYAMISHLDAQMGRVMQVLEDRGMADDTIVVFAGDNGLAIGQHGLFGKQNMYEHSIRVPLVFSGPGIPRGVRRSAYAYLLDIFPTLCDLTGLDTPGSVEGVSLAPTFDDPAARPRDTVFAAYRQWQRMVKDDRFKLIEYVVDGRRTTQLFDLERDPLECRNLAGEAAHADRLAGLRSRLFDWRDEWGDGDSEWGRAFWGGYGS; from the coding sequence TTGAGCCGCGATAAGCCCAATATCCTGTTCTTCTTTACCGACGACCAGCGCTTCGATACGATAAACGCGCTGGGGAACCCCCTTGTTCACACGCCCGCCATGGACCGGCTGGTCGCCCGGGGCGTTTCCTTAACGCACGCCCATATCCCCGGCGGTACATCGGCCGCCATATGCATGCCCAGTCGGGCCATGCTGCATACCGGCCGCACCCTGTTTCATCTCGACGGCGCCGGCGCGGACATACCGCCGGAGCACACGCTGATGGGGGAATACCTGCGGTCCCACGGCTACCGTACCTGGGGCACGGGTAAATGGCACAACGGCGTCCCGTCCTACGCCCGCAGTTTTTCGGACGGCGCGGAGATCTTCTTCGGGGGCATGGACGACCACTGGAACGTACCGGTCTTCGACTACGACCCGGAGGGGAAGTACGACGGCAAGCTGCTACAATGTCCGGATGCCTTCCACTCGAACAAAGTGAATGTACGGAAGGGGGACCACGTGCACGCCGGGCGGCACTCCAGCGAGATCTTCGCCGACTGCGCCGCCGAGTGGCTGAAGGAATATGATTCCGAAGATCCCTTCTTCATGTACGTCTCGTTCATGGCGCCCCACGATCCCAGGACGATGCCCCGGGAGTTCCTGGAAATGTATGATCCCGAGGACATCCCGCTGCCGCGGAACTTCATGGGCGGTCATCCCTTCGATAACGGCGACCTGAAGGTACGTGACGAAGTCCTGGAGACGTTTCCGCGCGATCCGGCGAGCGTGCGGCGCCACATTGCCGAATACTACGCGATGATTTCCCACCTGGACGCGCAGATGGGGCGGGTCATGCAGGTGCTGGAAGACCGTGGCATGGCGGACGACACCATCGTCGTCTTCGCCGGGGACAACGGCCTGGCGATCGGCCAGCATGGGCTGTTCGGCAAGCAGAACATGTACGAGCACAGCATACGCGTGCCCCTGGTCTTCTCAGGACCAGGCATCCCGCGCGGTGTCCGGCGCAGCGCTTACGCGTACCTGCTCGATATCTTTCCCACCCTGTGCGATCTGACGGGACTGGACACGCCCGGTTCCGTGGAAGGGGTGAGTCTGGCGCCGACGTTCGATGATCCCGCCGCACGCCCGAGAGACACGGTGTTCGCGGCCTACCGCCAGTGGCAGCGCATGGTGAAGGACGACCGGTTCAAACTGATCGAATACGTGGTCGACGGGCGCCGGACGACCCAGCTGTTCGACCTGGAACGCGACCCGCTGGAATGCCGCAATCTGGCCGGCGAAGCCGCTCATGCCGACCGGCTTGCAGGCCTTCGTTCCAGGCTTTTCGACTGGCGGGATGAATGGGGTGACGGGGACAGCGAATGGGGCCGGGCCTTCTGGGGTGGGTACGGCTCGTGA
- a CDS encoding RNA polymerase sigma factor, producing MKLSRSAIRSRVVNTTASGESATGFEFDETYRTHHRRILALCRYLLKSVYEAEDATQEVFLRAYRNRSTMDASKSPLNWLLKTATNHCLDRLRRRNREVNFYESADPDQVGPSKVSEDTLEIMVRAEKGDQVRSAIQSLPDRYRVPLVLAYYNEFTYDEIGHALNLNRNTVATLIYRARRRLREELTGLCRP from the coding sequence ATGAAACTATCTCGTTCCGCCATTCGTAGTAGGGTTGTGAACACGACCGCGAGCGGCGAAAGCGCAACGGGTTTCGAATTTGACGAGACGTACCGGACGCATCACCGGCGGATTCTCGCGCTTTGCAGATATCTACTGAAGTCCGTGTACGAAGCCGAGGACGCGACCCAGGAAGTCTTTCTCCGGGCATACCGGAACCGGTCCACCATGGACGCGTCGAAATCGCCCCTTAACTGGCTGCTCAAGACGGCGACCAACCACTGTCTCGACCGGTTGCGGCGCCGTAACCGCGAGGTGAATTTCTATGAATCCGCCGATCCCGACCAGGTCGGTCCGTCGAAGGTTTCCGAGGATACGCTGGAGATCATGGTGCGGGCGGAAAAGGGGGACCAGGTGCGATCGGCAATACAGTCGCTCCCGGACCGGTACCGCGTGCCGCTCGTACTGGCCTATTACAACGAGTTCACCTACGACGAAATCGGCCACGCGCTCAATCTGAACCGGAACACGGTAGCGACACTGATTTACCGCGCCAGAAGACGATTGCGAGAGGAGTTGACCGGATTATGCCGACCATGA
- a CDS encoding formate dehydrogenase subunit alpha — protein sequence MNNRTVTLTIDGRSLTASAGATIWEAARSAGIDIPTLCHDPKLEPVAVCRVCVVDVENARILPAACIRQVEEGMAVRTDTDRVRRARRTLVELMEAGQPHAEVRRKPAEQDELARLGVQLRSDPSRFAAASSNAATCANPPIRPDLSSPVIAVELNACILCDRCIRACDDVQVNDVIGRAGKGCDTRIAFDNGLPLGGSSCVSCGECVATCPTGALTDKRLVDSVANGSDSVAIDSDAAANGSDTLGTDPDAASKNPEETEQNSRRVDSICPYCGVGCGISYHVRNGRIEGVTGRDDTHTEGRLCVKGRYGYDYTHHPQRLTRPLVRREDAYPKEPLSADFKDYRDFRRSLRSPEWNDRIREVFREAEWDEALDLAARRLLEIKNSLGPGALAGFGSAKVTNEEAFLFQKLIRVVFGTNNVDHCTRLCHASSVAALTEAIGSGAVSNAFQEVLETDVIFVIGSNTEDNHPVAASYMKQAVARGVRMIVLDPRRPTIADHATRYVRFKPGTDIALLNGLMHVILREGLQDRDFIARRTERFEALEPFLARYTPEMASRITGVPPTVIEEIALEYGRAERAMIFWGMGISQHVNGTDNARALISLCLMTGNIGRRGTGLHPLRGQNNVQGASDVGLIPRFYPGYQSADDPQVRKRFEEAWDTALDPDSGLTVVEIMHGALDGSIAGMLMMGENPFLSDPNMNKVRKALQRLSFLVVQDVFLTETAEFADVILPASTAAEKRGTYVNTNRMVQIGRQAIDPPGEARLDGDILIDLANRMIRMEQGGSGPRWAYDGPESVWEEIVALTPIFNGITYEAMERETVVWPLEEPVLFTGAFPRGRGRFTPVSFAPPDELPDDAYPFVLNTGRVLEHWHTGTMTRRARALDAISPEPFVEMTPGDLERLGVEEGDPVSVSSRRGAITLKAKASGRVADGNVFIPFHFKEAAANILTNDALDPDGKIPEFKFCAVAVKPVPSSD from the coding sequence ATGAATAACCGCACCGTCACGCTGACCATCGACGGCAGAAGCCTGACCGCGTCGGCCGGCGCCACGATCTGGGAAGCGGCGCGCTCCGCCGGTATCGACATCCCCACCCTTTGCCACGATCCCAAACTGGAGCCGGTTGCCGTGTGCCGCGTCTGCGTAGTCGACGTGGAAAACGCCCGTATATTGCCGGCGGCCTGCATCCGGCAGGTCGAAGAAGGCATGGCCGTGCGCACGGATACGGACCGGGTGCGCAGGGCGCGCCGGACCCTTGTGGAACTGATGGAGGCCGGGCAGCCGCATGCCGAAGTCCGCCGAAAGCCCGCCGAACAGGATGAACTCGCACGCCTGGGTGTTCAACTTCGATCCGATCCGTCGCGGTTCGCCGCCGCATCCTCGAACGCCGCCACATGCGCCAACCCGCCCATACGGCCCGATCTGTCCTCTCCCGTCATCGCGGTGGAGCTGAACGCGTGCATCCTGTGCGACCGGTGTATCCGCGCATGCGACGACGTGCAGGTGAACGACGTCATCGGTCGAGCGGGCAAGGGTTGCGATACGCGTATCGCCTTCGACAACGGCCTGCCTCTGGGCGGGTCTTCCTGCGTCTCCTGCGGTGAATGCGTGGCCACCTGTCCCACGGGCGCCCTCACCGACAAGCGCCTGGTCGATTCCGTGGCGAACGGGTCCGATTCTGTGGCGATAGATTCCGACGCCGCGGCGAACGGGTCCGATACCCTTGGGACCGACCCCGACGCCGCGTCTAAAAACCCCGAAGAAACCGAGCAGAATTCGCGGCGGGTCGATTCCATCTGCCCCTATTGCGGCGTGGGCTGCGGGATCTCGTACCACGTGCGCAACGGACGAATCGAGGGCGTCACCGGCAGGGACGATACCCACACCGAGGGCCGGCTGTGCGTCAAGGGGCGGTACGGTTACGACTACACGCACCATCCCCAGCGGCTCACCAGGCCCCTCGTCCGCCGGGAAGACGCCTATCCGAAAGAGCCGCTGTCGGCGGACTTCAAGGACTACCGGGACTTCCGCCGTTCGCTCCGTTCACCGGAATGGAACGACCGCATACGGGAGGTGTTCCGCGAGGCCGAATGGGACGAAGCGCTGGACCTGGCGGCGCGCAGGCTGCTGGAGATCAAAAACTCGCTGGGTCCGGGCGCGCTGGCGGGTTTCGGTTCGGCCAAGGTGACCAATGAAGAGGCCTTTCTGTTTCAGAAATTGATCCGGGTGGTCTTCGGCACCAACAACGTCGACCACTGCACGCGCCTCTGTCACGCCTCTTCCGTGGCGGCACTCACCGAGGCGATCGGCAGCGGCGCGGTCTCCAACGCCTTCCAGGAAGTCCTTGAAACCGATGTCATATTCGTGATCGGTTCCAACACGGAAGACAACCACCCCGTCGCCGCATCCTACATGAAACAGGCCGTGGCCCGGGGCGTCCGGATGATCGTGCTCGACCCCCGGCGGCCGACCATTGCCGATCACGCGACCCGGTACGTGCGGTTCAAGCCCGGCACGGACATCGCGCTGCTGAACGGGCTGATGCACGTGATCCTGCGGGAGGGCCTGCAGGACCGGGACTTCATCGCGCGCCGCACCGAACGCTTCGAGGCCCTGGAACCCTTCCTGGCACGCTATACGCCCGAGATGGCATCCCGGATCACGGGCGTTCCGCCTACGGTAATCGAGGAGATTGCCCTGGAGTACGGCCGGGCGGAGCGCGCGATGATCTTCTGGGGCATGGGCATCAGCCAGCACGTCAACGGCACGGACAATGCGAGGGCACTGATCTCCCTCTGCCTCATGACGGGCAACATCGGCCGACGGGGTACGGGCCTGCACCCGCTGCGGGGCCAGAACAACGTGCAGGGCGCCTCGGACGTGGGACTGATTCCGAGGTTCTATCCCGGCTACCAGTCCGCGGACGACCCGCAGGTGCGAAAGCGTTTCGAGGAGGCATGGGATACCGCGCTCGATCCGGACTCCGGACTGACGGTCGTGGAAATCATGCACGGCGCCCTCGACGGAAGCATCGCGGGCATGCTCATGATGGGCGAGAATCCCTTCCTTTCGGACCCGAACATGAACAAGGTCAGAAAGGCCCTGCAGCGGCTCTCGTTCCTCGTCGTGCAGGACGTCTTCCTGACGGAGACCGCGGAGTTCGCCGACGTGATTCTGCCCGCCTCCACCGCGGCGGAGAAGCGGGGCACCTACGTCAACACGAACCGCATGGTGCAGATTGGCAGGCAGGCGATCGATCCGCCTGGCGAGGCCCGCCTGGACGGGGACATCCTGATCGACCTGGCCAACCGGATGATTCGCATGGAACAGGGGGGGAGCGGCCCGCGCTGGGCATACGACGGACCGGAATCGGTCTGGGAGGAGATCGTCGCGCTGACCCCGATATTCAATGGCATCACCTACGAGGCGATGGAACGGGAAACCGTGGTCTGGCCCCTGGAAGAACCCGTGCTGTTCACCGGCGCCTTTCCCCGGGGCCGTGGCCGGTTCACGCCCGTATCCTTCGCGCCGCCGGACGAACTGCCGGACGACGCATACCCCTTCGTACTGAATACCGGCCGCGTCCTGGAGCACTGGCACACAGGCACCATGACGCGCCGCGCCCGGGCCCTCGACGCCATTTCGCCGGAGCCCTTCGTCGAGATGACGCCCGGGGACCTGGAACGCCTGGGCGTCGAAGAAGGCGACCCGGTGTCCGTATCCTCTCGCCGGGGCGCCATAACGCTGAAAGCGAAGGCTTCCGGCCGCGTGGCCGACGGCAACGTCTTCATCCCCTTCCACTTCAAGGAAGCCGCGGCCAACATCCTGACCAACGATGCCCTGGACCCCGACGGCAAAATCCCCGAGTTCAAGTTCTGTGCGGTGGCCGTGAAACCTGTGCCATCGAGTGATTAG
- a CDS encoding nitroreductase family protein gives MLIDDLRAIQARHGFLPEEELKSLSERKGIPLYEIHGVASFYPHFRLEPPPSADLRVCTDLSCHLHGACDVLETLRESVRNAGLDQWEVSAVSCLGQCDGAPAVSINGRSYLSMTGERLGRYVSRLAADGKIARQPVRRAVNPGCIDPYDHPMAAESLKHWVSRGDAEGLVQTIKDSGLRGMGGAGFQTGVKWELVRKTASGVKYAICNADESEPGTFKDREILYHYPHLVVEGLILGGLAVGADRGFLFLRHEYDREREVLEQTIKAFYSAGYLGDGLLDSAHSFHLEIFDSPGGYICGEETALLEAMEGKRAEPRNKPPFPGTHGLHGQPTLINNVETFAWVPAILRRGTGWFRSQGVNGAVGRKYIALSGHVNRPGVYEIPLGTRVCDLIRDYGGGIAGGRELMAFSPGGTSSGFLPASMADIPLDFKPLADAGSMLGSGAVIVLAEGTDMVDMARNAVTFFRNESCGKCVPCRTGTAHLVRLLDTILEGDARPDALEPVADVAETMELTSICGLGQAAALPLTSVLRHFPSAFASRGCQPVGHGEKTGGSPDE, from the coding sequence ATGTTGATCGATGATCTGAGAGCAATACAGGCGCGTCACGGATTTCTGCCCGAAGAGGAATTGAAATCCCTGTCCGAACGCAAGGGCATTCCGCTTTACGAGATCCATGGCGTGGCCAGCTTTTATCCTCATTTCAGGCTGGAACCGCCTCCCTCGGCCGACCTGCGCGTTTGTACCGATCTTTCTTGCCATCTCCACGGGGCCTGCGACGTGCTGGAGACCCTGCGGGAATCCGTGCGCAATGCCGGCCTGGACCAGTGGGAGGTCTCCGCGGTTTCCTGTCTCGGCCAGTGCGACGGCGCGCCGGCGGTCTCGATCAACGGCCGCAGCTATCTGTCCATGACCGGGGAGCGACTCGGCCGGTATGTTTCCCGCCTGGCCGCCGACGGGAAGATCGCCCGCCAGCCCGTCCGGCGAGCGGTCAATCCGGGATGCATCGATCCCTATGATCACCCGATGGCCGCGGAATCCCTGAAACATTGGGTCTCGCGCGGAGACGCAGAAGGCCTGGTGCAGACCATCAAGGACAGTGGGCTGCGCGGCATGGGCGGGGCGGGATTCCAGACCGGCGTCAAGTGGGAACTCGTACGAAAGACGGCGTCCGGCGTCAAGTACGCGATCTGCAACGCGGATGAGAGCGAACCTGGCACGTTCAAGGACCGCGAGATCCTATACCATTACCCCCATCTCGTTGTCGAGGGCCTGATCCTGGGCGGTCTCGCCGTAGGGGCCGATCGGGGATTCCTGTTCCTGCGCCACGAATACGACCGTGAGCGCGAAGTGCTCGAGCAGACGATCAAGGCGTTCTATTCGGCCGGCTACCTGGGAGACGGCCTGCTGGATTCGGCGCATTCGTTTCACCTCGAGATCTTCGACAGTCCGGGAGGGTACATCTGCGGCGAGGAGACGGCCCTGCTCGAAGCGATGGAAGGGAAAAGGGCCGAGCCCCGCAACAAGCCGCCGTTTCCCGGCACGCACGGGCTTCACGGACAGCCCACGCTGATAAACAATGTCGAGACCTTTGCGTGGGTGCCCGCTATCCTTCGGCGCGGCACCGGCTGGTTCCGGTCCCAGGGGGTAAACGGCGCCGTTGGACGCAAGTACATCGCCCTGAGCGGCCACGTCAACCGGCCCGGCGTATACGAGATACCACTCGGAACCAGGGTCTGCGATCTCATCCGGGACTACGGGGGCGGTATTGCCGGGGGACGCGAACTCATGGCCTTCTCTCCGGGGGGAACGTCATCGGGTTTCCTGCCGGCGTCCATGGCGGATATCCCCCTGGATTTCAAACCGCTCGCCGATGCCGGTTCCATGCTGGGTTCCGGGGCGGTCATCGTACTGGCCGAAGGAACGGACATGGTGGATATGGCCCGGAACGCGGTGACATTCTTCCGCAACGAGTCCTGCGGAAAGTGCGTGCCCTGCCGGACGGGCACGGCGCACCTGGTCCGGTTGCTGGACACGATCCTGGAGGGAGACGCCCGGCCCGATGCGCTGGAACCCGTGGCGGACGTCGCCGAGACGATGGAACTCACCTCGATCTGCGGCCTGGGTCAGGCCGCCGCACTGCCCCTTACCTCGGTGCTCCGGCATTTCCCCTCCGCCTTCGCATCGCGCGGCTGTCAACCAGTGGGCCATGGGGAGAAAACCGGGGGCAGTCCGGATGAATAA
- a CDS encoding phosphodiesterase, giving the protein MRIVQLSDPHIVPAEQQPVHGQDTLERFRAAVNAVNRLSPSPDLVVMTGDQSNDGTEASYRALKDILTRLRFPCHMALGNHDYRPVFRMIMLEETGADSAPYYYSLNRSGYRIIVLDTQDEGEVSGRLDDDQLDWMEQELATGLPSVICMHHPPVPVGVAWMDELILLDNERFLHICGAAAALRLILCGHVHHDFRMDLGCATVLTAPSVGLQFRKDPVIRPDGSRVIATDEPAAFRIVDIDGPRWKTSIHQLSQ; this is encoded by the coding sequence ATGCGCATCGTCCAACTTTCCGATCCCCACATCGTTCCCGCGGAACAACAGCCCGTGCACGGACAGGATACCCTGGAACGGTTTCGGGCCGCCGTGAACGCCGTCAACCGGTTGAGCCCCTCACCCGATCTCGTCGTGATGACGGGCGACCAGAGCAACGACGGAACCGAAGCATCCTACCGGGCCTTAAAGGACATCCTCACCCGTCTTCGTTTTCCCTGTCACATGGCCCTGGGCAACCACGACTACAGGCCGGTCTTCCGGATGATCATGCTGGAAGAGACCGGGGCGGATTCGGCCCCCTATTACTATTCCCTGAACCGGTCGGGCTACCGGATTATAGTGCTCGACACCCAGGACGAGGGCGAGGTTTCGGGAAGGCTGGACGACGACCAGCTGGACTGGATGGAGCAAGAGCTTGCTACCGGCCTGCCATCGGTCATCTGCATGCATCACCCGCCCGTACCTGTCGGCGTTGCCTGGATGGATGAACTGATCCTGTTGGATAACGAGCGATTTCTGCACATCTGCGGGGCCGCGGCCGCGTTGCGTCTGATTCTGTGCGGCCACGTGCACCATGACTTCCGCATGGACCTGGGCTGCGCCACGGTCCTGACGGCGCCGAGTGTGGGCCTGCAGTTTCGGAAGGACCCCGTGATCAGGCCGGACGGCTCCCGCGTCATCGCGACGGACGAGCCCGCGGCCTTCCGCATCGTCGATATCGACGGCCCGCGCTGGAAGACCTCGATACACCAGCTCAGCCAGTAA
- a CDS encoding leucyl aminopeptidase, producing the protein MQIDVKIGRIGSEADTTVIIGLFKEERLEESDAAVIESALHRYLRDVLALGDFKGGDQEVAVLYPLGQAPPGRIILVGLGSRDEFSLETARRASGVAVRRALKLGVSELSIVVHGPDGPDGSGGPGGPDGPNGPDAPGAPVFDLRDCAQATVEGLLLGAYRYEDFKSGDEDRPGLDSVAVVTPQRAQAYEIRDGIEAGQISAEGTTMARDLSNAPGNAMTPRKLAAAARKMAGETGLNCRVLTRKDIAKERMGALLAVNAGSEEPPRFIVLEHGEASDGTDTLVFIGKGITFDSGGISIKSSGGMEEMKHDMSGAAAVIGAMRSIALSKPSLHVVGLVPATENLPDGRALKPGDIITTRTGKTIEVINTDAEGRLVLADALEYADRYSPAAVIDLATLTGACVVALGYAATGMMGNDDGLQDRVQSAGEAAGERVWPLPLWKEYHDQIKSHIADVKNTGGRWAGALTAGAFLAKFIERPWVHLDIAGTAYTDAGKPYCPKGATGVGVRLLLQLVKDWKS; encoded by the coding sequence ATGCAAATAGACGTGAAAATCGGACGGATCGGATCGGAAGCCGACACTACTGTGATTATTGGGCTGTTCAAGGAGGAACGGCTCGAGGAGAGCGACGCCGCGGTCATTGAATCCGCCTTGCACCGGTATCTGCGCGACGTGCTGGCACTGGGAGATTTCAAGGGCGGAGACCAGGAAGTCGCGGTGCTGTATCCGCTCGGCCAGGCGCCGCCGGGCCGTATTATCCTCGTGGGACTCGGATCGCGCGATGAATTCTCCCTTGAAACGGCACGGCGCGCATCCGGCGTAGCCGTCAGAAGGGCGCTGAAACTCGGGGTATCCGAACTGTCCATAGTCGTGCACGGACCGGACGGGCCGGACGGATCGGGCGGACCGGGCGGACCGGATGGACCGAATGGACCGGACGCACCCGGCGCACCGGTATTCGATCTTCGGGATTGCGCGCAGGCCACGGTGGAAGGCCTGTTGCTTGGCGCATACCGGTACGAAGACTTCAAATCCGGCGATGAAGATCGACCCGGGCTCGATTCGGTGGCCGTCGTGACGCCGCAACGGGCGCAGGCCTATGAAATCAGGGACGGGATCGAAGCCGGCCAGATAAGCGCCGAGGGAACGACCATGGCACGGGATCTTTCCAACGCGCCCGGCAATGCGATGACCCCGCGCAAGCTGGCCGCCGCCGCCCGGAAGATGGCCGGGGAAACTGGACTGAATTGCCGCGTCCTGACGCGGAAGGACATCGCAAAGGAGCGCATGGGCGCCCTGCTCGCCGTCAACGCGGGCAGCGAGGAGCCGCCTCGCTTTATCGTGCTGGAACATGGTGAAGCGTCCGACGGGACGGATACGCTCGTATTCATCGGCAAGGGCATCACCTTCGACAGCGGAGGTATATCCATCAAATCGAGCGGCGGCATGGAGGAAATGAAGCACGACATGTCCGGTGCGGCCGCCGTGATCGGCGCGATGCGGTCCATCGCCCTGTCGAAACCTTCCCTGCACGTGGTGGGACTCGTTCCGGCCACCGAAAACCTCCCGGACGGCAGGGCGCTGAAACCCGGCGACATCATAACGACCCGCACGGGCAAGACGATCGAAGTGATCAACACAGACGCCGAAGGGCGCCTCGTACTCGCCGACGCCCTGGAGTACGCGGATCGGTACAGCCCGGCCGCGGTGATCGACCTGGCCACGTTGACGGGGGCGTGCGTCGTCGCCCTCGGTTATGCCGCGACCGGGATGATGGGCAACGACGACGGGTTGCAGGACCGGGTACAGTCCGCCGGAGAGGCCGCGGGAGAACGGGTCTGGCCGCTTCCGCTGTGGAAGGAATACCACGACCAGATCAAGAGCCATATCGCCGACGTGAAGAACACCGGGGGACGGTGGGCCGGCGCACTGACCGCGGGCGCGTTCCTGGCGAAGTTCATCGAACGTCCCTGGGTACATCTGGACATCGCGGGGACCGCATATACGGATGCGGGCAAGCCATATTGCCCGAAAGGAGCCACGGGAGTGGGGGTGCGCCTGTTGCTGCAACTGGTAAAGGACTGGAAAAGCTGA
- a CDS encoding zinc ribbon domain-containing protein yields the protein MPVFEYHCTLCDLDFEMLVMNAAASESISCPTCSADDVVKKFSTFATAVSAKDAEATPAPVPSAPCGPACGCHH from the coding sequence ATGCCAGTCTTTGAATACCACTGCACCCTTTGTGACTTGGATTTCGAAATGCTCGTAATGAACGCGGCCGCATCGGAAAGCATTTCCTGTCCCACGTGCTCAGCTGACGACGTGGTCAAGAAGTTCTCCACTTTCGCAACGGCGGTATCGGCAAAAGACGCCGAGGCAACCCCGGCACCCGTTCCCTCCGCGCCATGTGGACCAGCCTGCGGATGCCATCATTGA